Part of the Osmerus mordax isolate fOsmMor3 unplaced genomic scaffold, fOsmMor3.pri Scaffold_204, whole genome shotgun sequence genome is shown below.
TTCGTGACGCTTTCCCTGTCAGTCAGTTCGCGATTGTGGGTTTCAACTCAACATTCAATCGTTGCTACTTTCTTAGCTTAGTTACAGATCTTTTATGTTATTATTAAGTGTCCAAGTATTTTTGGTTCATTATGACACTATGGGGGGACAAATTAGACTTTTGTGGGTTGCCAACGTTTAGGTATTTCATGGGAAACACTGCTCTTCTGTTCCCAGAagtgcagcagctctctctcctggagcccccacagattaaagaggaacaggagctgtggaccagtcaggaggaagagctgCAAGGACTGAAGTCTGAAACTACAGACTTCATACTCACCAGGGAGCCAGAGTTTTCAAATTTGAAAATGTCCAAATTACATATGATAAGAGAATTTCTTAGTGAACGACTAACAACGGCAGCTTCAGAGATTTTCGGGGCCGTTGAAATAACATTTACTGAGTACAAAGAAGAGATCTCTCATTTCAAGGAGGAGAGCGTGCCAATACAACGGCTGTTTGACATAGTGGCTCAACCTGAGATCAAGCTACACCGAACAGGTTCATATTATTAATACTTTCATGTTATAACCTGTTGTGTGTCGAGTCCAGGAGACTTGCTAGACATAAACCCCCACAGGGCCCCAAActcatctctcctttctgcTTCCCTGTCCATGCTTCATCCAAAGAATTGTCTGATGTCTGTTGTCTTGCCTCTTGTTCCCCCAGAAGtgaagcagctctctctcccggagcccccacagattaaagagaaacaggagctgtggaccagtcaggaggaagagcagctccaaggacTGAAGTCTGAAACTACAGACTTCATATTCACTTCTCTCGGTGTGAAACGTGATTCTGATCAGGAGGGCTCCTCTGAATGTTCACATGTTGACCAGACTGTTAaagtggaggacagagaaggagactctCTACCCACCAACACAACTGAGGAGCAAATCAAAGCAGAGCCTCATGTACAAGACTCTGCAGAATCAGGCAGtgactctcagcccctctctgttgtagctccagactgtcctgcagctcagagtttggaggaggaggaacatggaggagtGCTGCCCTTGCGAGAGACGATCAATTCAACAGTAACACAAGTACATTCAGCTGTGCCAGGGGGAACGATGCCACAGGCAAGTACCACAGGAGTGAAAGTACATAAGTGTCAAGAATGTAGTAAACTCTTTTCTAAAAGTGGTACACTGGCTAGACATATGAGGACTCACACAAGAGAGAAATTGTATCCATGTCAGGAATGTAAGAAAGCCTTTACTTCCAAACTGCAACTGGTGGAACATACAAGAACACACACCGGAGAGAAACCTTACCAGTGTCAAGAATGTAAAAAATGCTTTACTCAAAATAGTAGTCTGGTTAAACATATGAGGACACACTCAGGAGAGAAATCTTATCAATGTCAGCATTGCGAGAACAGATTTAGCCGGAAGGATCATATGGTTGAACACAtgaggaaacacacaggagagaaaccttacCAGTGTCAGGAATGTAAACAATTCTTTGCTCAACATGGTAGTCTGGTTAAACacataaggacacacacaggagagaaaccgtatccgtgtcaacaatgtaacaggaGATTTAGCCAGAAATCTACTCTGGGTAAACACATGAGTATACACAGGAGCTCACCCAGATCAGGGACAGGAGTGCAGTAACAGCTATAGTTACAAATCAAATCTTATTGGTCATATGTGAACATAAAAATAGGGTTGCTGTCAACAACGTGTAAAACATGTgtagttttggcaatgacacacacagagatgaaaCTGTCAAAAATCTTGTTAAAGTTTGACTTGGTTTCAAAAATGAAACTAAATCCAAGCAGCATTGAACAGATCCCAGCCTTGTTTGGGATTTCAGCGATCACTGAATTTGGAGTCGGACTGAAACTGGAGTTAGCGCCCGTTAATGCCATTCGATGTTTGTGTTATGGATTATAGTTCATAACTAGCTTGTGTCATTTATCAGGGTTCCCAATTCCTTTACCGAAGACGACTACTGATATATATTTTTGCCTTTTCAATTAACCTGTCAACATTATCACAAACGTAACCAGCACAGCGACAATAtttatttgtgtttcaatttaATTTATAATGTTTATTATTTGGGCTAATTTGTGTCTTAAATAAACTGTTCTGAACCTGATTTCAAGACTTGCGTCAATCTATTCACTCCATCTACTTCATGTGGATAAGGAATTCCCTTGGCAGCCACTAACACACTATACTTAATCTACTGACACAGACGGGAGTCCAAAACAGTGTGTCTTCAGGCTAGCTCACCTCTacagcctgccctgtgtgtcttcaggctagctcacctctacagcctgccctgtgtgtcttcaggctagctcacctctacagcctgccctgtgtgtcttcaggctagctcacctctacagcctgccctgtgtgtcttcaggctagctcacctctacagcctgccctgtgtgtcttcaggctagctcacctctacagcctgccctgtgtgtcttcaggctagctcacctctacagcctgccctgtgtgtcttcaggctagctcacctctacagcctgccctgtgtgtcttcaagctagctcacctctacagcctgccctgtgtgtcttcaggctagctcacctctacagcctgccctgtgtgtcttcaggctagctcacctctacagcctgccctgtgtgtcttcaggctagctcacctctacagcctgccctgtgtgtcttcaggctagctcacctctacagcctgccctgtgtgtcttcaggctagctcacctctacagcctgccctgtgtgtcttcaggctagctcacctctacagcctgccctgtgtgtcttcaggctagctcacctctacagcctgccctgtgtgtcttcaggctagctcacctctacagcctgccctgtgtgtcttcaggctagctcacctctacagcctgccctgtgtgtcttcaggctagctcacctctacagcctgccctgtgtgtcttcaggctagCTCACCTCTACAGCCTGCCCTCTCTGTGTGGGATCTGGCATGTTATATTCAAACACTGCTGTCTGCAGGTGAGCTATGGTTTTATGCTGTACCATATAAGCTATTTTGACAAATGACAGAAGGTTTATAAGTAACATAATTATGGTAACATCACTAGCATGTTGGATGCTCACAAGACTCTTTCATGAATaattgatttatttgtgtcaGATATGCACATGTACACTTGCATTTACATGGAATAGACCTGATTGATTGTTGACTGTTTGATAAAAATAGCTGCACCATTATACTATAAGACAAGCCTACTAGTTCTAATAAGATAATGAGCATTAAAAAAGTTGTCCAGCAAGAAGCATGTGAATCTATAAATGAATCAGTGTAAAAAAAcagtgaaaaataaatagtgattAAGCCTACTAACTGCAGGTTTACCATAACCAACATGCTGCTGTCTATAATATCAAACTGGCTATGAAACAAGTAAAAGCATTAACCTCttcagaatcctgttaaatttgcctgaaaacgcctaaacagcatacccaaagtaaattggaagctgttcttgaaccatttggagtacatgcatgtaaatgatctcttttgaaagctgacactctgaagttatgtcccctgttgtcaggacccctgtcagtcctactagtgttgagtaatagaagcttgaacacaaggaaagtgaaaatttctatttccgtctagattttgttttgaaaacagaggcctgaagaggcctagaggtggtaggtattagctggaagactaaattggaccacaggttgaagccttacccaattcaaatcaaaagtcaaacataataccacaatatattcatatttgacacatgtttttataagagtacatccattcattttctaaaagggccttttggagactccaaaatgaccctttgtaaccaaggtcaaatactcaggataaaaggtattatttttcataattgttatctctaatgaaaggtggtacttagaactatcatatataatagctaaatccctaattagtattactgaaacacaaaaattgaagcatgaacacattggagtgctttatctgattcccaggattggcgcacaaagaaaactgattctttcaaccctattgcgcaatcgacttttattttgacggctccacagacacatacaaatgaggtattggcattttcagctagctttcagctacaaggctaacgagctcatttcagagccagctgaagccagttcgagaaatttgtttagaaagagtgtgggggggggggggcgggggggggcaggacgcacagacctaattggctttagagggctgtcaacggggcatggaaggtcctattgggtcaaacaaggtgtcaatcaaaaggggagggttcaacggacattttgatccctccatatcgtattttctccgtttctaaccggaggaatgtgcacttttatctgagcaagttgtttcttccgtcggctaacttgcataatgaaacaaaggataatggctattcatgaacgtaaaacattgtatttggagaattactttacatggttagatactttgaacccttgggaatgtacgcagatcaagttttgatgtgttggttgcatacctggacgacaccaaacctttgagggtaagtagagacgtttggctttgtaaacatcaccaaagtggtgactggacaaagacgttgactaaacttgttgttgtgactcgatcttgaaatggtttacatatctacaagcacaagaatcgtagctttccaatgatgtataacatgtgtagcgtctaaaaagtatatttgttagaatttagtgcgtcgtaactgaggaaggggggggcagcatttttgtaccgCGGGCGGTACAGGAAAGTCAACAGGTTAAGCTATGATGCTACATATATGCTAACTATGTTCACAACGAGAGACTTAAATGTATCTTTAAAGTATTCTATGTTTATGAATCGTACACAACTAAAATACTCATTAGCATTTGATATGTGAAGAATAAAAACAACTTACAGCCATTGCTCTCAAACTAACAAGGACAAGTTAACTAAAGTCTTGTTCCATTCTTCACACTGTGTCATGTGCACTGACAAATTAAATTCACGACCAAGTGTAATATTGTTGACACTGTTAAGACTTCTCTCCTgagtgtgtcctcatgtgtccATCCAGACGACTCTTATGAGCAAACTGTTTGCTGCACTGTTGACACTGATACGGTTTCTCCCCCGTATGTGTTCTTATATGAGACACCAATTGATTGTTCTGGCTAAATCTTTTGTTACATGCTAGACACtgatatggtttctctcctgtgtgagtCCTCATATGATCAACCAAAGTAGCTTTATGACTAAAAGCGCTGTTACATTCTTGACACTgaaatggtttctctcctgtgtgagtCCTCATATGTTTAACCAGACTACCATTTTGAGCAAAGACTTTggtacattgttgacactgataaggtttttcccctgtgtgtgtcctcaagtGTTGAACCAGGTTTACCTTGTATGtaaagagtttgctacattcctgacattgataCGGTTTCACTCCTGTATGTGTTCTCATATGCGCAACCAAACTATCTTTGCGGCTGAAAGTGTTGTTACATTCTTGACACTgaaatggtttctctcctgtgtgtgtccttatgtGTTCAATCAGACCACCCTTTTGAGCAAAACATTTGCT
Proteins encoded:
- the LOC136939508 gene encoding histone-lysine N-methyltransferase PRDM9-like; protein product: MAKLCVFREFISEILSTAALEIFGVVEKTLIEYKEEISRSEEERKRLQRLLNVVTQPNIAEVQQLSLLEPPQIKEEQELWTSQEEELQGLKSETTDFILTREPEFSNLKMSKLHMIREFLSERLTTAASEIFGAVEITFTEYKEEISHFKEESVPIQRLFDIVAQPEIKLHRTEVKQLSLPEPPQIKEKQELWTSQEEEQLQGLKSETTDFIFTSLGVKRDSDQEGSSECSHVDQTVKVEDREGDSLPTNTTEEQIKAEPHVQDSAESGSDSQPLSVVAPDCPAAQSLEEEEHGGVLPLRETINSTVTQVHSAVPGGTMPQASTTGVKVHKCQECSKLFSKSGTLARHMRTHTREKLYPCQECKKAFTSKLQLVEHTRTHTGEKPYQCQECKKCFTQNSSLVKHMRTHSGEKSYQCQHCENRFSRKDHMVEHMRKHTGEKPYQCQECKQFFAQHGSLVKHIRTHTGEKPYPCQQCNRRFSQKSTLGKHMSIHRSSPRSGTGVQ